Below is a genomic region from Cupriavidus sp. P-10.
GGGACGGGGTGTCGCCTCGGCCCAGGAGGCGCGCGCCATCTTCAAGATCGGCACGCAGTACCAGACGACCGAGCAGACGCTCGCCGAGTTGCGTTATCCCACCGCTCGCCGTCCGGTCAGGCCGGCGCTGGCCGAACGCAAGGTGGCAGCATGAAAGACCTTCATGTAGTGACAGTTGTCACGGTGCCGGGGCTGCGCGAGGAAACACCGGAGCACTGGCAGGCGCTGCTGGCCGGCGAGCTGCCCAACGTGCGCTCGCTCCCTGCTCTGGGGCGCACCAACATTGACCTGAATGCGCGGGTAGCGGCGATCGACGCCGCAGTACTGGCGGCCCCGGCGCCCGTTATCATCGTGGCGCACAGTGGCGGATGCATTGCGACAGCGCACTGGGCGCGTCGCACCGGCCGGAAGATCCTCGGCGCCCTGCTGGCGACGCCGCCGGACCTGGAGCAGCCTCTGCCCCCCGAATTCCCTGCGCTGTCGGCTTTCGCCGAAGCAGGCTGGACACCTATGCCGAAGGGGCCGCTACCTT
It encodes:
- a CDS encoding RBBP9/YdeN family alpha/beta hydrolase, yielding MKDLHVVTVVTVPGLREETPEHWQALLAGELPNVRSLPALGRTNIDLNARVAAIDAAVLAAPAPVIIVAHSGGCIATAHWARRTGRKILGALLATPPDLEQPLPPEFPALSAFAEAGWTPMPKGPLPFHCIVAASRNDPLGQFARVTDMASGWGAELVDLGEVGHLNPASGYGPWPAAYALIRRLAQRQAVSGVLA